DNA from Triticum aestivum cultivar Chinese Spring chromosome 7D, IWGSC CS RefSeq v2.1, whole genome shotgun sequence:
AGGACCAGATTGTCCCGCGGCTAATGAAGATAGCAGCCATATCCTGCAAAATAGCTGCAAATGCCTTGGCTTGATATCCCGCATGTATTCTGGGAGTTCTTCCATGACATAATCTTGCAGGATCAACCTGTCAAGTCCAGGCATACTTTCAAGAACCTTCAGCTTTGGGCAATCGGTGATCGTGAGCTTCTGCAGATTGGGGAGATTAGTGATCCTCTCCATGTCGGGGATTCGAAGCATTGTAAGCTCAACAACAGTAGGAAAGCCATCAAGGTAGTTGAGGTGTTGGATGTCCTGTAGGAATAATTCCTTCAAAGCCCTTGCATTGGTGGCAACGCCTGTAGGAATATGCCTCAGTTTGCATTTCCTGAGCATAAGCTTCTCCAACCTAGGCATGGCTTGTACTTGCTCCTCCCACTCCCACTCTTCCCATTGCACCATTCCTAGTAAGTACATCTCATTTAACCTCGGAAATGGAGTTGCCGCCACCTGCAAGAATTCAGCCCCAACACGCCTGATGCATGGAGCACGGTCTACCTTAAAGAACTGCAGGTTCGGGAGCTGACACAACCCATCGGGAAGTTGTGTGCAGCAAGCCAGGTCAACAAACATAATATATGTCAAGTTATTGAGGGGCACCATGGACGCAGACATCATCCAAGTTGGGAGCTGCTTGCCAAAATAACCACCGATTATAATATTATCTATACTGGGCGGAGGGGAGAGCTCATTGAACACCTTCTCGATTCGTCGCTGCTCTTCCTCAGGGATACATCCTTTCTCTTTTATCAACCCATCATTTTCCAGTCTGCTGGTGCAGAATAAAGACAGTCTGATAAGATGCTTTTTATCACCAAGCCTAGCATTAGCAGCACACGAGGCAGCAGATACATTCTCCAATTCATATAAAGTAAGGAACCTGAGTTGGGAAAGAGACTCTAACTCGTCCAAACTGCACCATTCACCATCCATGTGGGCTCGAAACCAATTTAGTTTCCTCATATTTGTTAGGGTGTGGAACCCTCTAGGTATCACACTTATGCTGGGAAGCTCAAGTAACCTCAGCTGGCCAAGTTTCACAATGCTACCAGGAAGATTCACCAAATTTTCACATCCATGAAGGTCAAGGAATTGCAATAGTTTCATCTTACCAATGTTCCCTGGAAGTACAGATATATAGGTATTTACTAGCTTCAAATACCTCAGGTGCTTGAGTTGATGCAACGATTCAACCAATGAAACCACATTAGCAAATTCTATATGTAGAGTCCGCAGACTAGAAAACATAATCAATGAATCACCAGGTTTCATCTTGATCTGGATGGTTGAGATTAATGTTCTCAACGATTGTTGCTCCTGTAGAGATTTCCAGTCAACTTCACCTGATTGCAGTTGATTGGTTTCTATGGTCAACCGAAGAAACTTTTGTGAACTAAGTTTAGTAAGAATATCATTGTCTCCATCTTGAGCTATGAGTGCTTCATCTTAGTCATGTAATGAGCAAATGAGCGAACAATATCATGCATGCTCGAAATCCATGGAGCAACATACAATTTATCTGGCTCTATAAGGTTCCTGGATAGCAACTCCTTGTAGTAATTTCTTCCCAATTCTTCTAAATCACTCGAGTTTCCATGAAGAAAACCTTCGCTCATCCACATTGCAACTACTTGATCCATATTATAAGGTTTACTTTTAGGAAGAAGAGTGTAGTATAGAAAGCACTGCTTCAAATATGAAGGCATATATTCATAGCTTAAGTATACTGTATAGTTGATCTCTGGGGGCATTTTAGTTACTGACCATTTAGAATCATCCAAAACATGCTCCCAATCACGACGTAGCCCTCCTCTTTCACGCAATAATCCTCCCATTACTTTAACGGCAAGTGGTAAATAACCACATTTTTCTATAATTTTCAATCCGATATCCTTTAGCGTATCTGTGTAATCTTCATCTATCTCACTTGAGAGTACCTACGAACATGGTACAAGGGACAAATATAGTTAATTAACTATGTACCAAGCTCCTCCGAATAAGGCACTCAAATTTACTTCTTATAAGAGGCGAGAGTACTACTTGATGTATCTGTCCATTTATCAAGATAGGTTTGACTGTAAATATTCAAATTACAAAATGTAAATGGCGTAAAgaatttttttaaatatatttacTTATCTTGCTCCTATATACCAAGATTTATGCAATTGATTCCACATAGTTAACTTTGTAAATATTCAACTTACAGAAATGCATTCAAATTATGGAAAGTAATGTCACGCATGCATACACTTAATACTGCTCTCTCATTGCTGCTATAGAAACTTGTAGTCGCTGCTATAGAAACTTGTATCCAAATTTAGCAGAAATCATATCGTTTATTGATTTTCTTATAGTTTACATTCACGTGAAATTATTTTCTCCCAGTCGCCTAAAATGCTTAATACGTACTAGCCCCAACATTGCTGGGTTAAATTTACGTGCAATGTCTCTAGCAAAACTAATACCAACTTCTAGTCTAGTTAATTTTTGTGTTATATTAATTATTTTAGCATCAGAGGTTCACCGAATTGTTATGTTTTCCATCTTAAAACAACTTTTCATTTATATTATGTCCTATGACATTGTTGAGTAGATGAACACTTAGATCTTCACCCGAAAGTTGGAAAACGAGATTGAATATTAGAAAAGCTTTAtccactacatgaatatgaccgaTAAATCTTAACTAGTAAAAACCGACACATGTGTCTTGAACGTGTGTAATGTGGGTATAATAAAATATGGAAAACCCAATTGGTGTTGTGATGCATTTCCTTATTTAGCGCCATGCTTTGTTGACACTATCAAAGTAACACTGCCCTGTAAGATTATGACAACTCTTACCTTCCAAGAGGTAATagcacatactccctccattcctaaatataagtctttttagatatttcactaTAAAGACtacattcggatgtatatagacgccttTTAAGTATAAGTTCActaattttgcttcgtatgtagtctatagtggaatctcttaaaagacttatattttgaaacggagggagtataagccaTTGAATTACATGTAACTAATTTGGAAGCATCCTAGAATTTCCCTTAATTAACATAGGAATGTTAATAAATAGATGTAGATAGAGTATTCACTTGATTTAGAGAGTAGTGTTTAATTAAGTACGGACCTGCCTCTTGAGCAATAACCAAGCATCTTCAGGCAATAATGTGTCGACATGGTGGTAGGGCCATATGGCTATCATTTGTCGAGCTACACCTTCATCTCTAGTGGTGATGAGAACTCTACTTCCGGAAGCCACAGCATTAATAAAGGGTATTTTGAGCACATTCTCCCATGCTCCATGGTCCCACACATCATCCATTACAAGTAAAGTCTTTTGGCCAATCAAGGTGTCCTTGAGGGTTTGGTGAAGCATGGCCTTTACATTCCCAGCTGACGAGTGGTCTCCTCTGGCTTCGATGATGGCTCTTCTCAACAGCTCAACATCACTGAAGTTTTGGTTGACGCTCAACCATAACTTTTTACTGAACTCACCTTGGATGGTCTCATCATTGAAAACCTTCTGTGCGAGGGTGGTCTTGCCAATCCCGCCGGCACCTACAATGGCGACCACCATGATGTCATCATTGACCTTCTTTCCAGTTTGCATGATCTGGGCCACTAGTGCTCTCGTGTCTTCTTCAATCTTGTCCCCAACTACAGCCGACTGGTCAAAGTCTCCTATCGTCTCCCGGCTAAGATTACCATGACTGCTATGATCCTCATAGGACCTGAGGTTGATAAAGTTGAAAGCAGCACTGCGCTCCTTGATGGAGTCAAGCCTCTGGTTGAGAGCCTTGATACGGGTGCCGATCTCATGAGCATGGAAGGGATTGCGCATGCAGAAAAGCAAGGGATTAAAACACCCTGCATTTACGGTGGATGGTCCATGCTCCATGGCCTTGAGCTGGCAAAGATCGAGGATGTCAGCAGCTTCATACATGGCCCGCTTGAGCTGCCCCACCCACTCTTGCACAGTCTCGTCGTTGATGTTCCTCCTATCAGCGTCAGCGAGGAAGTTCTTGAGGTCCTGGAACTTGTCGCCCAACTCGTCAATCTCGCCGGAGACACCCAACATCGTTCCCAGCTCTTCCTCTACCACCTGCTTGAGCAAGTCCCCCAGGTAGGATGCAAATGCATCCAGCACCATCGTCATTGTACTTGCTAGATTTTGCTGCAATAGTAAAACTGAGGTCAAATTTAAGCAGGAGTACACTTGAACTGCCTCACCAACATACCtttgagatggatggatggatgtcctCCTGCTCATTCAGCTCTGGAGACTGGACAGTATGCACCTCAATCATGTTGAAGAGGAAGATGGGGCTTCGTTGTATATGAACGAAAGAAAGCTACCTAACTATTTATTTAACTCTATCATAGCATTGGGGTTCTCATCATAGCATTGTCTTTAAATAAATAAATCAGAGCATTCTGGCAGACTCTATAACATACTGCCATGACCACATCACATCTTGTCCGTATCTACACTTGAACGCAGTAACAGTGTCACACAGCTGGTTAGGACAGAGCTAACTAACTAATTACATAACGTGGGCTGTTGTCAGGTTGATAACCTTGTTTAATCTTTTTAGTCATAAGTTTAATTTACATCCATATCGTTAGTTCAAACAAAAAGATAGCTGGCATGATGGATGGTGAAGTATTTGTCAGATTCATCCGCCGAAAGGTACTTGCTAAAACATCAAAGCCTCAAAGGTATAATAAAGAATGTAGTATTTTTATCACGCAAAGTTCCTTTGAGGTTTGGGGGCTTAGTGGAACTTTACAGGTGTAAGCAGATTACATGTATTTTACTAAGCCCCCACCCTACAAAAAAGGTCGAATACAGGGGGTATTTATTTCAGGTTGGAAAACAATTTTTAAAACAAGTTATCACGTACGGCTTTATACTCTATGGCTCCGTATTTGGGACTGAAATTTTGGGCAAATCTGTATGTGCACCGGGCTAGAATAGGTGCACAAACATTACATAAGCCGACATATAAACATAACTCAACTCATGTTTTACACGGTCATCCATGAGAACCAAAATTCACATCAACAAGAGTAAAAAAATCATGAACTATAATTACAAAACCATGAGGCACATAATGCATGCTCGCCTCGTCAACACGGTACATAAACAGAGTTTGAAGTCAGCAACTATTGAATTGTGGCAGGTTTCGACAAAATATTCCCCATATATTCTTGCTAGCATCCAGAACTATTTGGATCTCAAACTTAGGCAAGAAAAGAAAAGCACATAGGAGAACTTCCTCCTCTAACCCAGCTAGCTGTCGAcatggtaaggtacacattaaGGTCTGTAGCATGCAAACAAAAAGAACAGAGTTTTGTCTCTAAGCCAGAGCAAATTTAAGGAGGCCCTAGCCTTTCCTTTCTTCCTTTCATAGAGAGAAAATACTCCACAGATAGTGAAGCCGAACAATAAACAGAACAAAATACTTCAATTTGTGAACAGTTTATGTATTTAAAAATGCAGTTTGTGGTTCTTCATTGGCAGTTGGGCTTATCTCTCCACAAAAATTTCTCTTGGCAGTTTCCGGTTCTTTATGGTTATACATATCTACAATTTAGCCATCTCATGAACCTCGTCATGGTTACGAACATGTTATGGCACGTCGTAAAAACATTGCTCATATTCACATTGGCAGTTATTAGCTGTATCATGACCCCTATGTTATGTTTATGGACATTTTGTTAGCAAGCACATGCAAACTTTCTCTAGATCTGCGCGAAATTGCACGCTAGCTAGCCAAACAGTTTACTCTGTTCTCGTATTCCAACTATCTTTCAATAATAAAACTCAAGGAGCATCTTTCTTATAGGGCTTGTAGCTTCAAGGGACCAGATTGAGGCAGTGTGCCAAAGAAAAGTAGATCGATCTGGCGGTTTGAAGAAGCTAATCTAGGTGAAAGATATCAGTAGCAGTGGGGTGGATCTAGGTGCGCCGGCAGACCCAAAAAAAACTGAGACCAGTGGGGTTTAAGGCTAACTAATCGTCAATGACGAAATGGTCATACCTCTTCAACTTTGCGACAGCAGGGATGCGATGAGAAACAAAAGGAACAGCGATGGCACCCTCTATATGCTGCTCCCTAGGCATCAAACATTCTCCAAACTGTGATAATGGATCTCAAATGATGTTGGACGTATCTGAAGCCCCTCCGAGCCAGGAGATGGTTCATTATTCCCTGGACAATCCACGCACATCTCAGGTGTAAACTGTGCAAGAAATATCATAATGATCATTGGTCAGTTCAGCAATAACCTTTTGTAGTTATTAGTAAAAATATACAGTATGATTTATAGTTGAAACTCTGTAATCCCTGTTCTCAGCTTGCAATACATATGTTACTCCTCTGTTAAGTACAAAAGGTGACTCATCTAATACGCTTGCAACCCTATAGAACTATGATATAGCTCTACCGCATTACCGTACATGTCCCTTGTTATTCCACTTAGTGATAGCCGAGGCCGAGCTTAATAAAGCGGTGGAATAGCATTTAAACTACTGACGTGGGACTAACGCAGTGGTAACTGTGGATCTGGTTCATCGTCCGTGAAGATAAAACATAATCCGACACAGCACTCCGTGGAAACCCAGATTGCTTAAGTAACTATCTATTATTATTCTGTGTGGGCTGCTTAAGTAGTTGTTGGGTGCATTAGTAGCTACTAGCTAGGTAACTAGTGCCAAACCGCGGCATCTATCCGAGAGGATGGCATGGGTTTAACTAATAAAGTGATTAGTTAGGCAGGCAGCTATAGTACTGGTGAGAATGCAATGTGCCTTTCTTAATTGAGATTTGCTAACTATAGGTCTACTAGTTTTTCTTCGGCCCAAGAAAATTTCTTCAGATTAGATTCATGCTATGGTCTGTGTTGATCGATGCTATCAAAATCAACACAAAATATTGACTGCTCCTAAGGAAAGGTATGGCGAAAAAAGGTAAAGAATCTAACAAACAGTGATGTAAGGGGAAAACGGCTACTGACCGTGCGtacttggccgccgccgccgccgccattccaCGCGCGCTCCTTGGCTGCGGAGGATGGGGACGGGGGCGGGGAAATCCTGCTGCCATAATATGGTGGCGAGCGGAGGCTGGGTCGCCGGAACTCGCCGGAGACGGCGAGGAAGTGGTGGAGCTTTGGATTTGGATTTGGCCGTCGGCGAGGAAGCTGAAAGAAGAGTTTTTTTTTAGGTAGGTTTTTTTTTCCGAGCAATTTTTTTTAGGGGAGCTGAAAGGGGATAGATCCGGGGACAGAAAGCCCACGAGAGACGCTTCTTTTTTCAACCGCAAACGGCCGATAAGCTCATTTGAGTTTTATTCTtgggccaaagaaaaagaaagcaactagttaacgagcgttcCTTCGTGGAGAGCAACAAGTCAAGGAGCGCTTCTTTGGGAgtctcgcaacgatcagcgtcatTTGGCGCGCTCTCAACCATTCGCCACGTGtcacgctctggacgctccctccggattttggtttttttttcgcacgcgtttttggctttttaaactttttttgtttttttccgacgttttggttttcccccggtcttctttagcttttcgataaaaaaaaattgaattttttttgcgcaaaaaacaagtttctttttttttctttcgcgagagtcacggtttttcttccgtgagaggcacgttTGTGCTTTagcgaaagtcacggccgtgcctttcggaaacgaaaaaacgcattttctgtttttctttcgcgagagtcacagttttgcttccgcgagaggcacggttgtgctttcgcgagagttacggccgtgcctctcagaaagggaaaaacaaaatgcgttttctatttttttctttcgcatgagtcacggttttgcttccgcgagaggcacggttatgctttcgcgagagtcacggccgtgcctctcggaaagggaaaaaatacgcgttttttgtttttttttctttcgtgagagtcacggttttgcttctgcgagagacacgggtgtgctttcgcgagagtcacggtcgtgcctctcggaaacgggaaaaaacgcgttttctgttttttttttcttccacgaaagtcacggttttgcttccatgagaggcacggttgtgatttcgcgagggAAAAGGGAAAAAACTCGTGCTCCCGGTTcgttttttcgtctggtttttttcatctggttttttcgtgaaaaaagtttgtcaaaacctatcaacatgggatctatttTTGAAGATCTCAACACgaggaatccaacgatgaaaatggttcgagatttggacgcacggtttaagagataaaacgttttgaataaacggatctatgaaaaaagggaaaacttccAGGTCGCGACAATTGgcacgctgcatgtgcgccacttgtcacgACCTGCGaaggtggagtgttctttgcaacgagtactccttaattagtgatttcgtccTTCGGGAGGCTCGCAACTATCAGCGCCACTTgtcgcgctctcagccattcgccacgtgtcgcgctctggatgcTCCCTTCAGATTTATATTTTTTATTATAccgcacgcgtttttggctttttaaatgttttttctttttttttgacgttttggtttcccccggtcttccttagcttttagataaaaaagttgaaaaaaaaatttttgcacgaaaaaacgtgtgttttttctttcgtgagagtcacgatttttcttccgcgagaggcacggttgtgctttagcgagagtcacggccgtgcctttcggaaacgaaaaaaaacacgtttaatatttttttctttcgcgagagtcacggttttgcttccgcgagaggcacggttgtgctttcgcgagagtcacggccgtgcctctccgaAAGGGagaaacaaaacgcgttttctgttttttttttctttcgcaagagtcacggttttgcttccgcgagaggtacggttgtgctttcgcgagagtcacggccgtggctctcgaaaagggaaaaaaatacgcgttgtctgttttttt
Protein-coding regions in this window:
- the LOC123165675 gene encoding putative disease resistance protein RGA1 — protein: MIEVHTVQSPELNEQEDIHPSISKQNLASTMTMVLDAFASYLGDLLKQVVEEELGTMLGVSGEIDELGDKFQDLKNFLADADRRNINDETVQEWVGQLKRAMYEAADILDLCQLKAMEHGPSTVNAGCFNPLLFCMRNPFHAHEIGTRIKALNQRLDSIKERSAAFNFINLRSYEDHSSHGNLSRETIGDFDQSAVVGDKIEEDTRALVAQIMQTGKKVNDDIMVVAIVGAGGIGKTTLAQKVFNDETIQGEFSKKLWLSVNQNFSDVELLRRAIIEARGDHSSAGNVKAMLHQTLKDTLIGQKTLLVMDDVWDHGAWENVLKIPFINAVASGSRVLITTRDEGVARQMIAIWPYHHVDTLLPEDAWLLLKRQVLSSEIDEDYTDTLKDIGLKIIEKCGYLPLAVKVMGGLLRERGGLRRDWEHVLDDSKWSVTKMPPEINYTVYLSYEYMPSYLKQCFLYYTLLPKSKPYNMDQVVAMWMSEGFLHGNSSDLEELGRNYYKELLSRNLIEPDKFLRTLHIEFANVVSLVESLHQLKHLRYLKLVNTYISVLPGNIGKMKLLQFLDLHGCENLVNLPGSIVKLGQLRLLELPSISVIPRGFHTLTNMRKLNWFRAHMDGEWCSLDELESLSQLRFLTLYELENVSAASCAANARLGDKKHLIRLSLFCTSRLENDGLIKEKGCIPEEEQRRIEKVFNELSPPPSIDNIIIGGYFGKQLPTWMMSASMVPLNNLTYIMFVDLACCTQLPDGLCQLPNLQFFKVDRAPCIRRVGAEFLQVAATPFPRLNEMYLLGMVQWEEWEWEEQVQAMPRLEKLMLRKCKLRHIPTGVATNARALKELFLQDIQHLNYLDGFPTVVELTMLRIPDMERITNLPNLQKLTITDCPKLKVLESMPGLDRLILQDYVMEELPEYMRDIKPRHLQLFCRIWLLSSLAAGQSGPEWDKLSHVEHVKAYACDGNNPRKWYVLYTRRDNCKLDSNISSSTVFEGDTMAAEEERQAAAAVASGPGDGNKEQEAYRLQTAI